GGCAGTTCAAGGCGAAGAACGCTCAGACGAAAAAATAAATCGGAACGAAATTCGCCCTTTTTAACAAGGTGCCATAAATTTCTGTTGGTCGCTGCAACAATCCGAATATCCACAGGAATCACCCTGTCTCCGCCTACCCGCATGACTTCCTTCTCCTGCACGACTCGCAACAACCGAGCCTGGATCATCGGGGAGATTTCGCCGATTTCATCCAAAAAAATCGTTCCGCCGTTTGCCATTTCAAACAATCCCATCCGGCCGCCTTTTTTGGCTCCGGTAAAAGCTCCTTCCGAATACCCGAACAATTCACTCTCCAACAATGATTCAGGAAGTGCAGCACAATTAATCGCTACAAAAGCCCCCTCTTTCCTTTTACTGGAATTATGGATGCCTTGTGCGATAAGTTCTTTTCCCGTACCGCTCTCGCCATTAATAAGAATTGTTGAATCTGTTTGAGCGAAAAAACTCGCACGTTGAATCATATCGTTCATTTTTTCACTCACATACCGGATGTCGCGAAAATGAAATCTGGCAAGCAGTCCCTTTGCATGCAGTTCGCGGCGAATCTGGTTTTCCAAATGTTGAATCTTGCTGATTTCGCGGCAAGTAATGACTGTCCCGACTTTTTTCGATTCGACCTGAACCGGTTCATATGTGACAATCAAATCCTCTGTTGTAATCGTATTGCTGCCGGTATTGAGCTCTTCCCGATTCAGCAAATACTGCAGTTTGGGATGCGCCACTTCCTGAAATTTGCTCCCGATCACCAATGATGCGCTGATTCCAAACAGTTTTTCCGCAGCCGGATTAAACGTCTCAATCTGTCCATGCTCGCCGACCAGCAAGATCGCTTCTTCTGATACATGTATCACCGCATTCAGGCGTTCCGCTTTTTCTCTCGCAGCAATTCGGTAACGTGCGATTTCCGCGGCACGAATAAATGATCGTTTGATCGTTCGTTCACTGGTAGCAATATGCATTCCTTTCATGCCATATTGCCGAACGAGCGTTTGTGCGCCAACTCCCCCTCCAACGACGACATCTAACCCCAGATCGGCGGCGACCTGAATTTGTTTCATCAGATCTTCCCAATTTCGATACGGAAGTTGAACGACCTCAAAACCAACCGAGTCCAACATTAAATCCATTCTGTAAGGAAATGCATCTTCCGGATATGTTAGAAAGCCAATTCGTTCTCCCAGTTTTTTAGCCCGCAGAAACGCCTGCATCACGTCAAAGTCATTATTGTCACAATAGACGATCGGCAAATCGACCATTGTTGCGATGGCTTGTGCTGTGCCGGCACGGCTGATAACGACTTCATATCCGCCATTTGCAACGAATTCGGCTACTTTTTTCGCCGCACTCATCATCGTATCTTCTATGATTGTGATTGGATACTCCAGCTCTTCAGCCAGTTTGCGAATGGATGCTGTCATTTCCGGATAGGGTGAAGTCATTATGATTTTATAATTCATAGGAAACATTCCTCCTAACAGAAGAAAAACGTTCTTATGGGCTCTCGATAAATCAAACGATTGTCGTTGGGCGTTTCAACATCGACTTTGCGACTAGTTCAGCCAAATCCAATGCCTGAACCTGTCCGTCCGCATCAAATTGCTTAATGCCGTCTCCCATCATCGTCAAACAGTACGGACAATTGCTGCCGATCACGGTCGGCTTCGTATCAAGGGCCTGCTCGACCCGCTTGACATTGACCCGCACACCTTCATTTTCTTCGATCCACATTCTGCCGCCGCCCGCCCCGCAGCACATGCTGTTTTCCCGATTGCGCTCCATTTCCACCAATTCAACACCAGGAATCGCTTGCAAAATATTGCGCGGCGCATCATAGATGCCATTGTAGCGGCCCAGGTAACAGGAATCGTGGTAGACTACCCGTTCTTCTACTTTGTTTTCCAGTTTGATGCGCTTTTCCTGAATCCATTGTTCGATCAATTGGGTATGATGATACACTTCGGCTTCCAAACCGAATTCCGGGTACTCGTTTTTAAAGGAATTGAACGCATGAGGATCGCAAGTCACAATCTTTTTCACGCCATATTCTTTAAATAGTTCGATATTTTGTTGCGCCAATTCCTGAAACAAAAATTCATTGCCGACACGCCGAGCCGTATCGCCCGAATTCATTTCCGGGTTTCCCAGGATTGCAAACGAGACTCCCGCTTCATTCATGATCTCTACGAACGCTTGTGCCACTTTGCGATTGCGATTGTCATAGGATAACATCGAGCCGACCCAGAACAGGTATTCAAATTCCTCCACTTCATCGACTGTCGGAATCGCGAGGTCAGAACGTTCCTCCCGCCATTTGATGCGATCTTTGCGGTTGATCCCCCACGGATTCCCTTGACGCTCGATATTGTTCAGTGTACGTGTCGCTTCACTTGGCATATTGCCTTCTGTCATCACCAGATAGCGCCGCATTCCATAGATCATGCTCAGATGCTCATTGCCCACCGGACATTGATCTTCACAGTTGCGGCAAGTGGTACAAGCCCAAAGTTCTTGTTCCGAAATCACATCGCCAATTAGCGAAATTTCGTGCACATTTTTTTCTGTCAATTGCCACGCTTCTGCTTGGTTGTGCATGGTTGGAGCAATATCCGTGTGCCAATCTGCACGAGGACTATATCCTTGCGGCTCCCCTTGTGCGAAAGGAACGTCTGCCAGCACATGGGCCATTCCTGCAGGCGCTCCCATCAGTCTGCCGGGAGCCCAAGGAGATTGCCCCAATACCGCCTCCCCTTTTTCCGTCAAATGGTCCCGAATTTTGGTGATCAAATGCATAGGTGACAGCATTTTTCCCGTATTGGATGCAGGACACATATTGGTGCAGCGTCCACACTCCACACAGGCATACAAATCGAGCAATTGTCCTTTTGTAAAATCCTCCACCTTGCTCACACCAAACTCTTCAACCGTCTCATCCGAGAAATCCAGGGTACTTGGCTTGCTCGGCGATCCGATTCTACCCAGCAATATATTGAATGGGGCAAAAAACAAATGTGCATGCTTGGACTGCGGCACGTACAGCAAAAACGCCAGAAGAATCGACAGATGTGTCCACCAAAAGGCATAAAACAGCCAATAAGCAGACTGCGCTCCAACACCTGCAAATACCATTGCCAGCAATGAGGAAACCGGACTAAAAGCGGATAACGGTTCTTGCAGCCAGATCTTTTCAAATGTCAGCGTCAAAAGAATGCTGCACATAAGCAGGAAGATAAACCAATACAGAGTCGTCGTTTTCTTCCCGCGCTTTAAACGTCGCAATTTTTCGCCAAAGCGCCGATATGCGCCATATCCCACAGCAAGAAAAATGGCCAGGACGGTGATTTCCTGCAAAAAACTAAAGAGCGGATGTATGGGACCAATCGGCCACTGAAATCCTTTTACGAACCCTTTTACAATGATTTCAAGCGCGCCAAATTGCAAAATGATAAATCCATAAAAGATGACGACATGCATCCAACCGCTCTTGCGATCTTTCAAAAGCTTAGTTTGCCCAAATATCTGATGGAGTGCGATTTGAATTCTATCATTCCATTCCCCGAAAGATTCCGATTGGCCCATCTGGATAAATCGGTATCGTGCATGCATGACCTGATAAAAGGAATAAAGAGCATAGCCTAATGCGAGCAGAAAGGCTAAAGTAAATATAACTCCTGTAGACGCCATGTAGTTTCACCCATCCTATTTACTGTGTGAAGTTCTAAAAACCGCAGTAGTCCCATCGTTTCCTTTCTATCAACTGGTTGCCAGATCTATCAACTCGTTACCAGGGCTTTTTCGAATTCTTCCGTCAATAAAGGAACCACTTCGAATAAATCTCCCACAATTCCATAGTCGGCCACTTGGAAAATAGGCGCTTCAGGGTCCTTGTTAATGGCCACGATCACTTTGGAATTCGACATGCCGGCAAGGTGTTGAATGGCGCCGGATATTCCGCATGCAATGTAAAGATCAGGCGTTACCACTTTCCCAGTTTGTCCGATCTGCAAAGAATAATCACAATAACCGGCATCACAGGCACCCCGGGATGCGCCCACAGCAGCGCCCAAAACATTCGCCAATTCTTGCAATACGGCAAACCCTTCTGCGCTTTTCACTCCCCTGCCGCCGGAAACAATCACTTTTGCTTCGGCTAAATCGACACCGCTCGTTGTCTTCCTCACAACATCTTTTATCATTGTACGAAGATCCTGAATGTCCAATGTTACATTTTTTTGTTCGACAGGACGACCAGTATCCATTTCGCCAACACCGATGTTATTCGGCCGTATCGTAGCAAACACCCTGCCCTCTTGTATTTTTTTCTTTTGAAATGCTTTTCCTGCATAAATCGGTCGTGTAAAAATAATTTCACCGTCTTCCAATGCCACATCGATACTGTCTGAAACAAGACCTAAACCCAGTCTGGCAGCTACCCGCGGGGCCAAATCCTTGCCGATTGACGTATGCCCCATAAATATGACATCCGGATCGATTGTTTCTATGACTTGAACGAAAGCCTGCGTATAGGCATCCGGAGTATACATGTTTAGCAGATGATGTGGAACGACATACACTTGATCGGCTCCATAGTATCCTAAAATCGCGCTATGAGAAGATCGATTTTCACCAAACACCGCTGCGATGATTTTTCCTCCATCTGCTATCTTTTGGGCAGCCGCCACACATTCGAAAGTGACATTCCTGAGCTTGTCATCCTTAATTTCCGCTAAGATAAGAACTGTTCTCATAGTCATTTCCTCCTCAAATCACTTTTACTTCATTCCGAAGCATATTTACAAGTGCCGATACCTGATCTGTCAGCTCACCCGTCAATACTCTGCCAGATTGCTTTTTAAGCGGCAGATACTGATGAATAATGACTGTCTTGGATTTGATCTCATCTTGTTGTAGTCCGAGCGACTCCTGGTTCAGTCGTTCAATCGGCTTCTTTTTCGCCTTCATAATTCCTGGAAGGGATGGATAGCGCGGTTCATTCAAACCCTGTTGCGCAGTTATCAGCAATGGCATTGAAATTTCTATCACTTCCTGATCACCTTCGGCATCCCTTGTAACCGTGACGGTTTTCCCTTCGACCACCACCTTTGTAACGGATGTTACATGTGGAATGCCAAGTTCCTCGGCAAGCCTTGGTCCAATTTGTCCGGAACCATTATCGATCGACATATTTCCAGCCAAGATCATGTCATATGGACGGTTTTTAATGACAGATGCCAATACTTTCGAAATGGCAAATTCGTCTCCGAATACCGTTTCATCATCAACGATAATCCCTTTGTCTGCTCCCATAGCCAAAGCGGTCCGTAAAGCGTTTTCAGCTCTG
Above is a window of Fodinisporobacter ferrooxydans DNA encoding:
- a CDS encoding sigma 54-interacting transcriptional regulator, whose amino-acid sequence is MNYKIIMTSPYPEMTASIRKLAEELEYPITIIEDTMMSAAKKVAEFVANGGYEVVISRAGTAQAIATMVDLPIVYCDNNDFDVMQAFLRAKKLGERIGFLTYPEDAFPYRMDLMLDSVGFEVVQLPYRNWEDLMKQIQVAADLGLDVVVGGGVGAQTLVRQYGMKGMHIATSERTIKRSFIRAAEIARYRIAAREKAERLNAVIHVSEEAILLVGEHGQIETFNPAAEKLFGISASLVIGSKFQEVAHPKLQYLLNREELNTGSNTITTEDLIVTYEPVQVESKKVGTVITCREISKIQHLENQIRRELHAKGLLARFHFRDIRYVSEKMNDMIQRASFFAQTDSTILINGESGTGKELIAQGIHNSSKRKEGAFVAINCAALPESLLESELFGYSEGAFTGAKKGGRMGLFEMANGGTIFLDEIGEISPMIQARLLRVVQEKEVMRVGGDRVIPVDIRIVAATNRNLWHLVKKGEFRSDLFFRLSVLRLELPPLRERREDIPVIVDSFLEKKGVPYSWATLSEKMKHFFLSYFWPGNIRELENIVERYRLSIQSFTEESHFIREVLNETEFVEPPADSESVFEDQLMIKIGTMEDMEKQIIMQMLNRYEQNRRQVAESLGISRTTLWKKLSTTEEFQ
- a CDS encoding electron transfer flavoprotein subunit beta/FixA family protein, with translation MNIYVILKQTFDTEEKIVIENEVIREDGMEFIINPYDEYAIEEAIRLRDEFGGEVTVLTVGPGRAENALRTALAMGADKGIIVDDETVFGDEFAISKVLASVIKNRPYDMILAGNMSIDNGSGQIGPRLAEELGIPHVTSVTKVVVEGKTVTVTRDAEGDQEVIEISMPLLITAQQGLNEPRYPSLPGIMKAKKKPIERLNQESLGLQQDEIKSKTVIIHQYLPLKKQSGRVLTGELTDQVSALVNMLRNEVKVI
- a CDS encoding electron transfer flavoprotein subunit alpha/FixB family protein; amino-acid sequence: MRTVLILAEIKDDKLRNVTFECVAAAQKIADGGKIIAAVFGENRSSHSAILGYYGADQVYVVPHHLLNMYTPDAYTQAFVQVIETIDPDVIFMGHTSIGKDLAPRVAARLGLGLVSDSIDVALEDGEIIFTRPIYAGKAFQKKKIQEGRVFATIRPNNIGVGEMDTGRPVEQKNVTLDIQDLRTMIKDVVRKTTSGVDLAEAKVIVSGGRGVKSAEGFAVLQELANVLGAAVGASRGACDAGYCDYSLQIGQTGKVVTPDLYIACGISGAIQHLAGMSNSKVIVAINKDPEAPIFQVADYGIVGDLFEVVPLLTEEFEKALVTS
- a CDS encoding (Fe-S)-binding protein; protein product: MASTGVIFTLAFLLALGYALYSFYQVMHARYRFIQMGQSESFGEWNDRIQIALHQIFGQTKLLKDRKSGWMHVVIFYGFIILQFGALEIIVKGFVKGFQWPIGPIHPLFSFLQEITVLAIFLAVGYGAYRRFGEKLRRLKRGKKTTTLYWFIFLLMCSILLTLTFEKIWLQEPLSAFSPVSSLLAMVFAGVGAQSAYWLFYAFWWTHLSILLAFLLYVPQSKHAHLFFAPFNILLGRIGSPSKPSTLDFSDETVEEFGVSKVEDFTKGQLLDLYACVECGRCTNMCPASNTGKMLSPMHLITKIRDHLTEKGEAVLGQSPWAPGRLMGAPAGMAHVLADVPFAQGEPQGYSPRADWHTDIAPTMHNQAEAWQLTEKNVHEISLIGDVISEQELWACTTCRNCEDQCPVGNEHLSMIYGMRRYLVMTEGNMPSEATRTLNNIERQGNPWGINRKDRIKWREERSDLAIPTVDEVEEFEYLFWVGSMLSYDNRNRKVAQAFVEIMNEAGVSFAILGNPEMNSGDTARRVGNEFLFQELAQQNIELFKEYGVKKIVTCDPHAFNSFKNEYPEFGLEAEVYHHTQLIEQWIQEKRIKLENKVEERVVYHDSCYLGRYNGIYDAPRNILQAIPGVELVEMERNRENSMCCGAGGGRMWIEENEGVRVNVKRVEQALDTKPTVIGSNCPYCLTMMGDGIKQFDADGQVQALDLAELVAKSMLKRPTTIV